Proteins from a single region of Sebastes umbrosus isolate fSebUmb1 chromosome 8, fSebUmb1.pri, whole genome shotgun sequence:
- the LOC119493208 gene encoding uncharacterized protein LOC119493208, translating to MAPLLATDGHDECPTCLGVVHLREGLSDSQCMNCSFMPRELKIARLAELEEQLEFQLPLSGVPSNARSGRRRAPPKGTKKARKVDCLATKVDTLTSEFAEIKALLLNLQPGRVNATQNDSPQAMTPTPLGWDEDALSTRASCSQFCEDRPGQGELVASSHVSDTCSQQSGSGSRAGSESAPVTVKPVVRMALARLGLDEAPTAGTSSSAFFRWAPPLAGFSVPPSQPYIEELHKCWPDPKSLSHHTTDGRALASMQNADTYGLGKMPAVLRPDARCPRPQCRITDDFLVKAYETAARMGRLGNSLSHLILSLSQSLQAAGVDASVQSLSDASLQAYGWPNLRFRSRAGEPSALSPWFRGSCLAQQRSRPWSGESRRTRLGSSLLASGNLRLYCDSGPHRVVVPVALGFQLVLIRTRGPRRLRHGRCLKREGVGGQGIAPPGTQRARGEDPDAPGPAVGRFSQQQLSCWESSTSDPWVVATLSQGYNLQFRRRPPVFSGIRLTTVRDPTKSQALRQEISTLLGKGAIEELGQETQQGGFYSVYFLIPKREGGFRPILDLRGLNTFLKVLPFHMLSTADVLQNVTRHSWFTSIDLKDAYFHVPIALPHRQYLRFAFEGKAFQFKVLPFGLSLAPRVFTRCMRAALAPMQARGMLILPYLDDWLICALTREQAERDTASLLHHVTRLGLTVNHAKSCLIPSQRVVFIGLTLDSRHMLAFPTPRRVNAILQLLLRFRKNRRLRYSLFLRLLGMLTSVTSVVPLGLLYLRPFQIWINCLQLDPKSHRSKRVRVSSRCLLALRPWRAGAYLARGISLGSIPSRREVVVTDASPSGWGAVWQHRAIRGLWTAQEAAEHINVLELRAIYLALCKFLPHLRGRHVVVRSDNKSAVYHVNRQGGTRSTWLLQVARRLLVWAFPCFSSLRAMYLPGPQNVVADFLSRQKPPAGEWRLHPEVVEEIWRKYGTAEVDLFASEASTHCPLWFSLTETASPLGQDALAHPWPDCLLYAFPPFPLIAVTLHRIQHGNNRLLLVAPNWPGRPWFPGMHRLLDGVPWCLPKRQDLLSQLGGRIWHPNPDRLQLWVWPLRSRTHS from the exons ATGGCTCCACTGCTAGCTACTGATGGCCATGATGAATGCCCCACATGCCTCGGTGTTGTACACCTGAGGGAGGGGCTGTCCGACAGTCAGTGCATGAATTGTAGTTTTATGCCACGGGAGCTGAAGATAGCTCGATTAGCTGAGCTAGAAGAGCAGCTCGAGTTCCAGTTGCCCCTATCGGGTGTACCTTCAAATGCACGGAGTGGGCGGAGACGCGCCCCACCTAAGGGTACAAAAAAGGCACGGAAAGTGGACTGTTTGGCAACTAAGGTCGACACGCTAACATCAGAGTTTGCTGAGATTAAAGCGCTGCTCCTTAACCTTCAGCCAGGCAGGGTGAACGCAACCCAGAATGACAGCCCGCAGGCTATGACACCTACCCCACTGGGATGGGATGAGGATGCCCTGTCTACGAGGGCTTCCTGTAGCCAGTTCTGTGAGGACCGGCCTGGACAGGGAGAGCTAGTAGCCTCCTCCCACGTTTCTGACACCTGTTCCCAGCAGTCAGGAAGTGGGTCCAGGGCAGGCTCAGAGTCTGCTCCAGTGACAGTTAAGCCAGTGGTCCGTATGGCTCTGGCACGCTTAGGCTTGGATGAAGCCCCGACTGCGGGCACCTCATCCAGTgcattttttaggtgggccccGCCCCTGGCGGGTTTCTCTGTTCCACCCTCCCAGCCATACATTGAGGAGCTCCACAAATGCTGGCCAGACCCGAAATCGCTTTCCCACCACACCACTGACGGCAGGGCCTTAGCTTCAATGCAGAACGCTGACACTTACGGACTGGGTAAGATGCCAGCA GTCTTGAGGCCTGATGCTCGCTGTCCCAGGCCCCAGTGTCGCATCACAGACGACTTTCTAGTCAAGGCTTATGAAACAGCGGCACGCATGGGCCGTCTTGGAAACTCTCTTTCCCACCTGATACTATCCTTGTCCCAGTCCCTGCAAGCTGCTGGCGTGGATGCTTCCGTCCAGAGCCTCAGTGATGCATCCCTGCAGGC GTATGGCTGGCCCAATCTCCGCTTTCGGAGCCGGGCCGGAGAGCCCTCCGCACTCTCCCCGTGGTTCCGGGGGAGCTGTTTGGCCCAGCAGCGCAGCAGGCCTTGGAGCGGGGAATCCAGGCGAACCAGACTCGGCAGCAGTTTGCTAGCTTCCGGGAACCTACGCCTTTATTGCGACAGCGGCCCCCACAGGGTGGTGGTACCAGTCGCCCTCGGCTTCCAGCTCGTCCTGATACGTACCCGAGGACCTCGCAGGCTCCGGCACGGCCGGTGCCTCAAGCGAGAAGGGGTCGGGGGTCAGGGTATCGCCCCCCCAGGTACCCAAAGGGCCAGAGGGGAAGATCCTGATGCCCCGGGGCCGGCAGTCGGACGCTTCTCCCAGCAGCAACTCAGCTGCTGGGAAAGCAGCACTTCAGACCCTTGGGTGGTGGCTACGCTTTCCCAAGGGTACAATCTCCAATTCCGACGCCGGCCCCCAGTTTTCAGTGGGATCAGACTGACCACGGTCAGAGATCCCACAAAGTCCCAGGCACTCAGACAAGAAATATCCACCCTCCTGGGGAAGGGTGCCATCGAAGAGCTGGGGCAAGAGACACAGCAAGGTGGGTTTTActcagtttattttctgattccaaAGAGAGAGGGTGGGTTTCGCCCTATACTGGACTTACGAGGGCTGAACACATTTCTGAAGGTGTTGCCCTTCCACATGCTGAGTACAGCAGATGTGCTCCAAAACGTGACACGGCACAGTTGGTTCACATCCATCGATTTGAAGGACGCATACTTTCACGTCCCAATAGCACTACCTCACAGGCAGTACCTGCGCTTCGCATTCGAAGGCAAGGCCTTCCAATTCAAGGTGCTCCCATTTGGTCTTTCCCTTGCCCCACGGGTCTTCACAAGGTGCATGAGGGCGGCACTCGCCCCGATGCAGGCCAGGGGTATGCTTATCCTCCCATACCTGGACGATTGGCTAATTTGTGCTCTGACCAGGGAACAGGCAGAGCGGGACACTGCGTCCCTTCTGCATCACGTGACGAGGTTGGGCCTTACCGTCAACCATGCCAAGAGTTGTCTCATACCCAGCCAAAGGGTAGTGTTCATTGGTTTAACTCTGGACTCCCGCCATATGCTGGCCTTCCCAACACCAAGACGAGTAAACGCCatactccagctcctcctccggttCCGGAAGAACAGGAGGTTGAGGTACAGCCTGTTTCTCAGGCTGTTAGGTATGTTGACGTCAGTAACATCAGTAGTGCCACTGGGCCTCCTGTACTTACGGCCATTCCAAATTTGGATCAATTGTCTCCAATTAGATCCAAAGTCCCACAGATCCAAGAGAGTCAGGGTGTCCAGCCGATGCCTCCTTGCATTGCGGCCATGGAGAGCCGGGGCATATCTGGCCAGGGGCATCTCATTGGGTTCGATTCCCTCACGTCGCGAGGTGGTGGTGACCGATGCTTCGCCCTCCGGCTGGGGGGCAGTATGGCAGCACAGAGCGATAAGGGGGCTCTGGACAGCACAGGAAGCGGCGGAGCACATAAATGTGCTCGAGCTCCGTGCTATATATTTGGCACTTTGCAAATTCCTACCACATTTGAGAGGCAGGCATGTTGTTGTACGGTCCGACAACAAGTCAGCTGTCTACCATGTAAACCGGCAAGGGGGCACCAGATCAACCTGGTTGCTACAGGTGGCACGGAGACTTCTGGTATGGGCTTTCCCTTGTTTTTCCAGCCTCAGGGCCATGTATCTGCCAGGGCCACAGAATGTGGTGGCAGACTTTCTCTCCCGCCAGAAACCCCCCGCGGGCGAGTGGAGGCTCCACCCAGAGGTGGTAGAGGAGATATGGCGCAAATATGGCACAGCAGAGGTGGACCTGTTTGCCTCAGAAGCCTCAACGCACTGCCCTCTTTGGTTCTCCCTGACGGAGACAGCAAGCCCGTTGGGACAGGATGCCCTGGCACACCCATGGCCAGATTGCCTCCTCTATGCCTTCCCACCATTCCCACTGATAGCAGTAACGCTACACAGAATACAGCACGGCAACAACAGACTCCTGTTGGTCGCCCCAAACTGGCCGGGGAGACCCTGGTTTCCGGGGATGCACAGGCTTCTGGACGGAGTTCCATGGTGCCTGCCCAAGAGGCAAGACTTGCTCTCACAGCTGGGGGGCCGCATCTGGCATCCGAACCCAGATCGCCTACAGCTTTGGGTATGGCCCCTGAGGAGCCGGACCCACTCCTAA
- the zgc:113436 gene encoding uncharacterized protein zgc:113436, protein MLSVECLQVAEEEVVESSSNKLGDIYMFVAKGCFPQTMNPLRKKNLKRYAQKFIIEEGKLYYVGPKKEEKREVVIEAERKRQIFLDCHFNDIGHHLGQKKTVHRIQSKYYWLGIIKDVVDWIKVCETCQHTERNKNLARTVRPIKVDAPWDIVGIDIIGPFPETPQGNTNVTVLIDYFSKWPEAFPVQKTDALSVAKCISKCIYRFGAPKTLVCTQTADFCDEVTKLLNDRWSIVQKVSPLDQPQLNPLHDCTSPLLREAVVQMATEKQADWDDFLDPVLFLFRTSTNPTTKFSPYSLMFNRKANLPNETTLSPLNYDDQEQDMYSTKEKASAYMTIMQEQQNSVKHLVIANMNAAYKQEKKKNAKRRTHNMPSMTFKIADPLFGAGDSPSPKKLKDSLYLSFPVETVLATEQSSSEDMKTELAYHLSEPDVH, encoded by the exons ATGTTGAGCGTGGAGTGTCTGCAGGTggctgaggaggaggtggtTGAATCCAGCTCCAATAAACTCGGTGACATTTATATGTTTGTGGCTAAAGGCTGTTTTCCTCAGACGATGAATCCTTTACGAAAGAAGAACCTGAAAAGATACGCCCAGAAGTTTATCATCGAGG AGGGCAAGCTGTACTATGTGGGACccaagaaagaggagaagagggaggtgGTGATAGAGGCTGAGAGGAAGAGGCAGATTTTTCTCGACTGCCACTTCAATGACATCGGTCATCACCTGGGCCAGAAGAAGACCGTCCACAggatccagagcaagtactacTGGCTGGGGATCATCAAGGACGTGGTGGACTGG ATAAAGGTATGTGAGACCTGCCAGCACACAGAGAGGAATAAAAACCTGGCAAGGACTGTCCGGCCTATAAAAGTGGACGCACCGTGGGATATAGTTGGGATTGACATTATAG GACCTTTCCCAGAGACACCGCAGGGCAACACCAACGTCACCGTCCTCATCGATTACTTCAGTAAATGGCCAGAAGCTTTCCCAGTGCAAAAGACAGACGCTCTCTCTGTTGCAAAATGTATTTCCAAATGCATATACAG GTTTGGTGCCCCTAAAACACTTGTGTGTACGCAGACTGCTGACTTCTGTGATGAG GTGACGAAGCTGCTAAACGACAGGTGGAGCATTGTGCAGAAGGTGTCTCCTCTGGATCAACCTCAGCTCAACCCGCTCCACGACTGCACCAGTCCTCTACTGAGGGAAGCTGTTGTGCAGATGGCAACGGAGAAGCAGGCCGACTGGGACGACTTCCTGGACCCTGTGCTGTTTCTGTTCAGGACGTCCACCAACCCTACGACCAAGTTCAGCCCGTACTCCCTCATGTTCAACAGGAAAGCTAATCTACCAAATGAG ACTACGCTGAGCCCGCTGAATTATGACGACCAAGAGCAGGATATGTATTCCACAAAGGAGAAGGCCTCAGCGTATATGACCATAATGCAGGAGCAACAGAACTCTGTGAAGCACCTG GTGATTGCCAACATGAACGCAGCCTAcaaacaagagaagaagaagaacgccaAGCGAAGGACACACAACATGCCCTCGATGACCTTTAAAATCGCAGATCCTCTGTTCGGGGCAGGAGACTCGCCCTCCCCGAAAAAGCTGAAAGACagtttatatttatcttttccTGTTGAGACGGTGCTGGCCACCGAGCAGAGCAGCTCCGAGGACATGAAGACGGAGTTAGCCTATCACTTATCTGAGCCTGACGTCCACTGA
- the ogfod2 gene encoding 2-oxoglutarate and iron-dependent oxygenase domain-containing protein 2 isoform X1: MTNEEDGSRQFYFCNCFTTDHIYLEDYKLHVRFLSEQQFTHDYRALLGSLGCETDQQLEDVFNKISQEVDRRRRLGVTSAERAAAIKDMYQPLHPHVYHLQESYLAPKFKQIVAYCRSGDISDEGLRDLLEEEAGELSFLLRGCSSNKKSLIDFHLCVEAARAYRFPVFERSFCEQLVEELEHFEQSSAPKGRPNTMNHYGILLNELGFDEGFITPLRRLYLRPLTSLLYPDCGGGCLDSHKAFVVKYDLNEDVDLSYHYDNAEVTLNVSLGKDFTDGNLYFGDMKQVPLSEMECSEVEHRVSEGILHRGQHMHGALPISSGQRWNLIIWMRASQERNQLCPMCNRRPTLVAGEGFADGFTQRDALLNTSCAMT; this comes from the exons ATGACAAACGAGGAGGACGGAAGTCGtcagttttatttctgtaactgTTTCACTACTGATCACATTTACCTGGAGGACTACAAGCTGCATGTCCGCTTCCTGTCCGAGCAGCAGTTCACACACGACTACCGAGCA ctgCTCGGGTCGCTCGGCTGTGAGACGGACCAACAGTTGGAGGATGTGTTCAACAAG ATTTCACAGGAAGTGGACAGGCGAAGGCGTCTAGGCGTGACGTCCGCTGAGAGAGCTGCTGCTATAAAAGACATGTACCAGCCTCTCCATCCTCATGTCTACCATCTGCAG GAGTCCTACCTTGCACCCAAGTTCAAGCAGATTGTTGCGTACTGTCGAAGCGGCGACATCAGTGATGAAGGTCTCAGAGACTTGTTGGAGGAAGAGGCAGGTGAGCTTTCATTTCTTCTCAGGGGCTGCAGTTCAAACAAGAAGTCTTTAATAGATTTCCATCTTTGTGTTGAAGCTGCGAGGGCTTACCGCTTCCCCGTGTTTGAGAGAAGCTTCTGTGAGCAGCTGGTGGAGGAGTTGGAGCACTTTGAGCAGTCCTCCGCACCTAAAGGAAGACCCAACACCATGAACCACTACGGG ATCCTCCTGAATGAACTGGGCTTTGACGAGGGCTTCATCACGCCCCTCCGTCGGCTCTACCTGCGTCCGCTCACCTCCCTGCTGTACCCGGACTGTGGGGGGGGCTGTCTGGACAGCCACAAGGCCTTTGTTGTTAAATACGACCTGAATGAAGACGTGGACCTGAGCTACCACTACGACAACGCAGAGGTCACCCTCAATGTGTCCTTGGGAAAGGACTTCACCGATGGCAACCTGTACTTTGGTGATATGAAACAG gtGCCTTTAAGTGAGATGGAGTGTTCAGAGGTTGAACACCGGGTGAGCGAGGGCATCCTCCACCGGGGCCAGCACATGCACGGCGCCCTGCCCATCTCCTCTGGCCAGCGCTGGAACCTCATCATCTGGATGAGAGCCTCACAGGAACGCAACCAGCTGTGCCCCATGTGCAACCGGAGGCCCACGCTGGTGGCGGGGGAGGGCTTCGCTGACGGGTTCACACAACGCGATGCTCTGCTCAACACTTCCTGTGCGATGACGTGA
- the ogfod2 gene encoding 2-oxoglutarate and iron-dependent oxygenase domain-containing protein 2 isoform X2 has product MTNEEDGSRQFYFCNCFTTDHIYLEDYKLHVRFLSEQQFTHDYRALLGSLGCETDQQLEDVFNKISQEVDRRRRLGVTSAERAAAIKDMYQPLHPHVYHLQESYLAPKFKQIVAYCRSGDISDEGLRDLLEEEAAARAYRFPVFERSFCEQLVEELEHFEQSSAPKGRPNTMNHYGILLNELGFDEGFITPLRRLYLRPLTSLLYPDCGGGCLDSHKAFVVKYDLNEDVDLSYHYDNAEVTLNVSLGKDFTDGNLYFGDMKQVPLSEMECSEVEHRVSEGILHRGQHMHGALPISSGQRWNLIIWMRASQERNQLCPMCNRRPTLVAGEGFADGFTQRDALLNTSCAMT; this is encoded by the exons ATGACAAACGAGGAGGACGGAAGTCGtcagttttatttctgtaactgTTTCACTACTGATCACATTTACCTGGAGGACTACAAGCTGCATGTCCGCTTCCTGTCCGAGCAGCAGTTCACACACGACTACCGAGCA ctgCTCGGGTCGCTCGGCTGTGAGACGGACCAACAGTTGGAGGATGTGTTCAACAAG ATTTCACAGGAAGTGGACAGGCGAAGGCGTCTAGGCGTGACGTCCGCTGAGAGAGCTGCTGCTATAAAAGACATGTACCAGCCTCTCCATCCTCATGTCTACCATCTGCAG GAGTCCTACCTTGCACCCAAGTTCAAGCAGATTGTTGCGTACTGTCGAAGCGGCGACATCAGTGATGAAGGTCTCAGAGACTTGTTGGAGGAAGAGGCAG CTGCGAGGGCTTACCGCTTCCCCGTGTTTGAGAGAAGCTTCTGTGAGCAGCTGGTGGAGGAGTTGGAGCACTTTGAGCAGTCCTCCGCACCTAAAGGAAGACCCAACACCATGAACCACTACGGG ATCCTCCTGAATGAACTGGGCTTTGACGAGGGCTTCATCACGCCCCTCCGTCGGCTCTACCTGCGTCCGCTCACCTCCCTGCTGTACCCGGACTGTGGGGGGGGCTGTCTGGACAGCCACAAGGCCTTTGTTGTTAAATACGACCTGAATGAAGACGTGGACCTGAGCTACCACTACGACAACGCAGAGGTCACCCTCAATGTGTCCTTGGGAAAGGACTTCACCGATGGCAACCTGTACTTTGGTGATATGAAACAG gtGCCTTTAAGTGAGATGGAGTGTTCAGAGGTTGAACACCGGGTGAGCGAGGGCATCCTCCACCGGGGCCAGCACATGCACGGCGCCCTGCCCATCTCCTCTGGCCAGCGCTGGAACCTCATCATCTGGATGAGAGCCTCACAGGAACGCAACCAGCTGTGCCCCATGTGCAACCGGAGGCCCACGCTGGTGGCGGGGGAGGGCTTCGCTGACGGGTTCACACAACGCGATGCTCTGCTCAACACTTCCTGTGCGATGACGTGA